One Oharaeibacter diazotrophicus DNA segment encodes these proteins:
- a CDS encoding ABC transporter permease, whose protein sequence is MLEAFILTVITASTPLLLAAIGELVVERSGVLNLGVEGMMVMGAVAGFAVTNVTGSPLLGILGGLVAGAAVSLLFGFVTLTLVANQVASGLALTLFGLGLSGLIGEAYVGTPGLRLPALDLPGLTDLPVVGRILFGQDVLVYVSFALVAAVSWFLFRTRAGLVLRAIGDNHGSAHALGYSVVGVRYLAVMFGGACAGLGGAYLSVAYTPQWVENMSAGRGWIALALVVFSSWLPGRLVIGAYLFGAVSILNLHAQALGIGIPSQFLTMLPYLATIVVLVAISGNRRATAFNTPACLGKSFVPDR, encoded by the coding sequence GTGCTTGAGGCCTTCATCCTCACGGTGATCACCGCCTCGACGCCGCTGCTGCTCGCCGCGATCGGCGAGCTGGTGGTCGAGCGCTCCGGCGTCCTCAACCTCGGCGTCGAGGGCATGATGGTGATGGGCGCCGTCGCCGGCTTCGCCGTCACCAACGTGACCGGCAGCCCGCTGCTCGGCATCCTCGGCGGCCTCGTCGCCGGGGCGGCGGTCAGCCTGTTGTTCGGCTTCGTGACGCTGACGCTGGTCGCCAACCAGGTCGCCTCGGGCCTCGCGCTGACGCTGTTCGGTCTCGGCCTCTCCGGCCTGATCGGCGAGGCCTACGTCGGCACGCCCGGCCTGCGCCTCCCCGCGCTCGACCTGCCCGGCCTCACCGACCTTCCCGTTGTCGGCCGGATCCTGTTCGGCCAGGACGTGCTGGTCTACGTGTCCTTCGCGCTGGTGGCGGCGGTGTCGTGGTTCCTGTTCCGCACCCGCGCCGGCCTCGTGCTCAGGGCGATCGGCGACAACCACGGCTCGGCCCACGCGCTCGGCTATTCGGTGGTGGGCGTGCGTTATCTCGCGGTGATGTTCGGCGGCGCCTGCGCCGGGCTCGGCGGGGCCTATCTCTCGGTCGCCTACACCCCGCAGTGGGTGGAGAACATGAGCGCCGGCCGCGGCTGGATCGCGCTGGCGCTGGTCGTGTTCTCGTCCTGGCTGCCCGGGCGGCTGGTGATCGGCGCCTATCTCTTCGGCGCGGTGTCGATCCTGAACCTGCACGCTCAGGCGCTCGGCATCGGCATCCCTTCGCAATTCCTCACCATGCTGCCGTATCTCGCCACGATCGTCGTGCTGGTGGCGATCTCCGGCAACCGGCGGGCGACGGCGTTCAACACGCCGGCCTGCCTCGGCAAGTCCTTCGTGCCCGACCGCTGA
- a CDS encoding ABC transporter permease, whose amino-acid sequence MRVELVKRPEMSRTMMLVSPLIAVGLTVVVAAAVFAVQGFDPLQGLWLFFLEPLTSLWGLEQLITKATPLVIVALGLSVCYLSNNWNIGAEGQLTIGAIVGSIPPVLFPHFVSPLVLPLMLILAAAGGAAYASVPALLKTRFGTNEILTSLMLVYCSTLFLDWLVRGPWRSPQGYNFPITIDFNESAILNPWSIGGVYVNLSAFVALALVAILAVVMRSTLKGFEIRVLGQSPRAGAFAGFSHRRMTLFAFALSGAFAGLAGMMVVMAEIQKLQPVISPGYGFTAIIVAFLGRLNPVGILVAGLVIASSYLGGEAIQTSLQMSSKVATLIQGVLLFFVLACDTLILYRVRLVGGPSRETARA is encoded by the coding sequence ATGCGCGTAGAACTCGTCAAGCGTCCGGAGATGAGCCGGACGATGATGCTCGTCTCGCCGCTGATCGCGGTCGGGCTGACGGTGGTGGTGGCCGCGGCGGTGTTCGCCGTGCAGGGCTTCGACCCGCTCCAGGGGCTCTGGCTGTTCTTCCTCGAACCGCTGACCTCGCTGTGGGGCCTCGAGCAACTGATCACCAAGGCGACGCCGCTGGTGATCGTCGCGCTCGGCCTGTCGGTCTGCTACCTCTCCAACAACTGGAACATCGGCGCCGAGGGCCAGCTCACCATCGGTGCGATCGTCGGCTCGATCCCGCCGGTGCTGTTCCCGCACTTCGTGAGCCCACTGGTGCTGCCGTTGATGCTGATCCTGGCAGCGGCCGGCGGTGCGGCCTACGCTTCGGTGCCGGCGCTGCTCAAGACCCGTTTCGGCACCAACGAGATCCTGACCAGCCTGATGCTGGTCTACTGCTCGACGCTGTTCCTCGACTGGCTGGTGCGCGGACCCTGGCGCAGCCCGCAGGGCTACAACTTCCCGATCACGATCGACTTCAACGAGAGCGCGATCCTGAACCCGTGGTCGATCGGCGGCGTCTACGTCAACCTGTCGGCCTTCGTGGCGCTGGCGCTGGTGGCGATCCTCGCCGTGGTGATGCGCTCGACGCTGAAGGGCTTCGAAATCCGCGTGCTCGGCCAGTCGCCGCGCGCCGGCGCCTTCGCCGGCTTCTCGCACCGGCGGATGACGCTGTTCGCCTTCGCGCTGTCCGGCGCCTTCGCCGGGCTCGCCGGCATGATGGTGGTGATGGCCGAGATCCAGAAGCTGCAGCCGGTGATTTCGCCGGGCTACGGCTTCACCGCGATCATCGTCGCCTTCCTCGGCCGACTGAACCCCGTGGGCATCCTGGTCGCCGGCCTCGTGATCGCCTCGTCCTATCTCGGCGGCGAGGCGATCCAGACCTCGCTGCAGATGTCGTCCAAGGTGGCGACGCTGATCCAGGGCGTGCTGCTGTTCTTCGTGCTCGCCTGCGACACGCTGATCCTCTACCGCGTCCGCCTCGTCGGCGGACCGTCCCGGGAGACCGCCCGTGCTTGA
- a CDS encoding ABC transporter ATP-binding protein, whose translation MDATTSTNGAGARPRASGGTPLLEARHVVKRFGSNTANDDVSLKVMPGEIHALLGENGAGKSTLVKILYGALQPNAGEILWKGRPVSIASPAEARALGIGMVFQHFSLFEALTVAENIALAMPKGTRLKDLAHTIETVSRDYGLPLDPGAYVADLSVGERQRVEIVRCLLQDPELIIMDEPTSVLTPQEADQLFVTLKRLASEGCAILYISHRLEEVRAICDHATVMRRARVVAETDPGRETVGTLARLMVGAEVAEVRRDKGLPGRDRLVLDRLSVPSREAFGVSLKDVSLAVRAGEIVAIAGVAGNGQSELFDVLSGETSAPRDDMIRLDGAAVGHHGVNARRRAGAAFVPEERLGHGAVPGLRLSENVVLTRHGTGEGIASRGFTRVRAAGKVVEDVTGMFDVRKGVPDPEARSLSGGNLQKFVVGREVHRSPGILVVAQPTWGVDAGAAAVIRQAMIDLARGGAAVLVISQDLDEIFEVADRIAVISRGHLSPATDAAAMTRETIGLLMAGGAEKTGGGA comes from the coding sequence ATGGACGCGACCACGAGCACGAATGGGGCCGGCGCCCGTCCGCGCGCCTCCGGCGGCACGCCGCTGCTCGAGGCCCGGCACGTCGTCAAGCGCTTCGGGTCCAACACCGCCAACGACGACGTCTCGCTGAAGGTGATGCCGGGCGAGATCCACGCGCTGCTCGGCGAGAACGGCGCCGGCAAGTCGACGCTGGTGAAGATCCTCTACGGCGCGCTGCAGCCGAACGCCGGCGAGATCCTGTGGAAGGGCCGCCCGGTCTCGATCGCCTCGCCGGCGGAGGCGCGGGCGCTCGGCATCGGCATGGTGTTCCAGCACTTCTCGCTGTTCGAGGCGCTGACGGTGGCCGAGAACATCGCGCTGGCGATGCCGAAGGGCACCAGGCTCAAGGACCTCGCGCACACGATCGAGACGGTGTCGCGGGACTACGGCCTGCCGCTCGACCCCGGCGCCTACGTCGCCGACCTCTCGGTCGGCGAGCGTCAGCGCGTCGAGATCGTGCGCTGCCTGTTGCAGGACCCCGAACTGATCATCATGGACGAGCCGACCTCGGTGCTGACGCCGCAGGAGGCCGACCAGTTGTTCGTGACGCTGAAGCGGCTGGCGTCGGAAGGCTGCGCCATCCTCTACATCTCGCACCGGCTCGAGGAGGTCCGCGCGATCTGCGACCACGCCACGGTGATGCGCCGCGCCCGGGTCGTCGCCGAGACCGACCCCGGCCGCGAGACCGTCGGCACGCTCGCCCGTCTGATGGTGGGCGCGGAGGTCGCCGAGGTCCGGCGCGACAAGGGCCTGCCCGGCCGTGACCGCCTCGTGCTCGACCGGCTGTCGGTGCCGAGCCGGGAGGCCTTCGGCGTCTCGCTGAAAGACGTCTCGCTGGCCGTCCGCGCCGGCGAGATCGTCGCGATCGCCGGGGTCGCCGGCAACGGCCAGAGCGAGCTGTTCGACGTGCTCTCCGGCGAGACATCCGCCCCGCGCGACGACATGATCCGCCTCGACGGCGCCGCGGTCGGGCACCACGGCGTCAACGCCCGCCGCCGCGCCGGCGCGGCCTTCGTGCCGGAAGAGCGCCTCGGCCACGGCGCCGTGCCGGGCCTGCGGCTGTCCGAGAACGTGGTGCTGACCCGCCACGGCACCGGCGAGGGCATCGCTAGCCGCGGCTTCACCCGGGTGCGCGCCGCCGGCAAGGTGGTCGAGGACGTCACAGGCATGTTCGACGTCCGCAAGGGCGTGCCGGATCCGGAGGCGCGCTCGCTGTCGGGCGGCAACCTGCAGAAATTCGTCGTCGGCCGCGAGGTGCACCGCTCGCCGGGCATCCTGGTGGTGGCGCAGCCGACCTGGGGCGTCGACGCCGGCGCCGCCGCGGTGATCCGGCAGGCGATGATCGACCTCGCCCGCGGCGGCGCGGCGGTGCTGGTGATCTCGCAGGACCTCGACGAGATCTTCGAGGTCGCCGACCGCATCGCCGTGATCTCGCGCGGCCACCTCTCGCCCGCCACCGACGCTGCCGCCATGACCCGCGAGACCATCGGCCTCCTGATGGCGGGCGGCGCCGAGAAGACCGGGGGAGGGGCGTGA
- the xdhC gene encoding xanthine dehydrogenase accessory protein XdhC, whose product MIPVFTTLARLLATESAVALVTVVGVRGSAPREAGARMIVTAGGDIAGTIGGGRLELEAIAAARAMIAAGTESFAVRRFALGPALGQCCGGHVTLGIETIAVARLGEVASLARVEASGPFETEAAVAEGAPVRRRLVGAATGDPGADLDDGVLREVFGAAGRPVWLFGAGHVGRALVLALAGLPFRVNWVDERAEMFPGAVPGNVRLVVAERPEELMPSAPEGAMVLVMTHDHAVDLAIVHAALARPGIGYVGVIGSATKRARFERRLEELGHAPERAGAFRCPIGVPGIRSKEPAVIAAAVAAELLIEDEAARAAGRRRPPPLVAAVGRRRRG is encoded by the coding sequence ATGATCCCGGTCTTCACCACGCTGGCGCGCCTGCTCGCGACCGAATCCGCCGTCGCCCTGGTGACGGTGGTCGGCGTGCGCGGGTCGGCGCCGCGCGAGGCGGGGGCCCGGATGATCGTCACCGCCGGCGGCGATATCGCCGGCACCATCGGCGGCGGCCGGCTGGAACTGGAAGCGATCGCGGCGGCGCGCGCGATGATCGCCGCGGGCACCGAGAGCTTCGCCGTGCGCCGCTTCGCGCTCGGCCCGGCGCTCGGCCAGTGCTGCGGCGGCCACGTCACGCTCGGGATCGAGACGATCGCCGTCGCCCGGCTCGGCGAGGTCGCGAGCCTCGCCCGGGTCGAGGCGTCCGGCCCGTTCGAGACCGAGGCCGCGGTGGCCGAGGGCGCGCCGGTGCGCCGGCGCCTCGTCGGTGCGGCCACGGGCGATCCGGGCGCCGACCTCGACGACGGCGTGCTGCGCGAGGTGTTCGGCGCCGCCGGGCGGCCGGTCTGGCTGTTCGGCGCCGGCCACGTCGGCCGCGCGCTGGTGCTGGCGCTCGCCGGCCTGCCGTTCCGGGTGAACTGGGTCGACGAGCGGGCCGAGATGTTCCCGGGCGCCGTGCCCGGCAACGTCCGCCTCGTCGTCGCCGAGCGACCGGAAGAGCTGATGCCCTCGGCGCCGGAGGGTGCGATGGTGCTGGTGATGACCCACGACCACGCGGTCGACCTCGCCATCGTCCACGCGGCGCTGGCGAGGCCGGGGATCGGCTATGTCGGGGTGATCGGCAGTGCCACCAAGCGGGCGCGCTTCGAGCGGCGGTTGGAGGAACTCGGCCACGCGCCGGAGCGGGCGGGCGCGTTCCGCTGCCCGATCGGCGTGCCGGGCATCCGCTCCAAGGAACCGGCGGTGATCGCGGCGGCGGTGGCCGCGGAACTGCTGATCGAGGACGAGGCGGCCCGTGCCGCCGGCCGGCGGCGACCGCCGCCGCTGGTGGCCGCGGTGGGGCGCCGGCGGCGGGGCTGA
- the xdhB gene encoding xanthine dehydrogenase molybdopterin binding subunit has translation MSAVETRPEDERPLSVVRQPLPHDSAELHVTGRAVYIDDMREPAGTLHLAPGWCPNIAKGVIRDVDLTRVRAAPGVVAVITAKDVPGVNDCSPSIGGDPVLADGEIEFWGQVVFCVVAETRDQARRAARLALYEGEAGTPIVTAEAAKAAGTTVLPEYRFGRGELGRAYGNAQRRTEGRFVIGGQEHFYLESQIAMAIPGEAGDVHVWSSTQHPTEVQHIVAKVLGIPDAAVTAEVRRMGGGFGGKESQATQWACLAALAAKVTGRPCKIRLDRDDDFVMTGKRHDMVADFRVGFDGEGRLLSADMHFLSRCGYSADLSLGVNDRTMFHADNAYYYPTVQIRSERLKTNTVSNTAFRGFGGPQGVLAAERMMDTIAVLTGFDPLEVRKRNFYGPGRDVTPYGMKVEDNVLAELVGELEKSSDYLRRRQEIRAFNGRNRILKRGIALTPVKFGISFTLIHLNQAGALVHVYTDGSVHLNHGGTEMGQGLFTKVAQVVAEEFGIGFDRVRITATTTAKVPNSSPTAASSGTDLNGMAAQIACREIKGRMIDFVAQEYGTPPEQIDFRDGQVIIGNGSVPFAEIVKKCYTARVQLSSAGYYSTPKITWNRDKAEGRPFYYFAYGAACSEVVVDTMTGEMKVERVDLLHDCGRSLNPALDIGQIEGGFVQGMGWLTTEELVFDDKGRLRTHAPSTYKIPCCSDVPDAFTTKLFDGVNREESIYRSKAVGEPPLMLACSVFSAIFDAIASLKPGVVPPLDAPATPEAIMRAVTAMRRAEG, from the coding sequence ATGTCGGCCGTCGAGACCCGCCCCGAGGACGAGCGCCCCCTGTCGGTCGTCCGCCAGCCGCTGCCGCACGACAGCGCCGAACTCCACGTCACCGGCCGTGCCGTCTACATCGACGATATGCGCGAGCCCGCCGGCACGCTGCATCTGGCGCCCGGCTGGTGCCCGAACATCGCCAAGGGCGTGATCCGCGACGTCGACCTCACCCGCGTCCGCGCCGCGCCGGGGGTGGTGGCGGTGATCACCGCCAAGGACGTCCCCGGCGTCAACGACTGTTCTCCCTCGATCGGCGGCGACCCGGTGCTCGCCGACGGCGAGATCGAGTTCTGGGGGCAGGTGGTGTTCTGCGTCGTCGCCGAGACGCGCGATCAGGCCCGCCGGGCCGCCCGGCTGGCGCTCTACGAGGGCGAGGCCGGCACGCCGATCGTCACCGCCGAGGCCGCGAAGGCGGCCGGCACCACCGTGCTGCCGGAATACCGCTTCGGCCGCGGCGAACTCGGCCGCGCCTACGGCAACGCCCAGCGCCGCACCGAGGGCCGCTTCGTCATCGGCGGTCAGGAGCACTTCTACCTCGAGAGCCAGATCGCCATGGCGATCCCGGGCGAGGCCGGCGACGTCCACGTCTGGTCCTCGACCCAGCACCCGACCGAGGTGCAGCACATCGTCGCCAAGGTGCTCGGCATCCCCGACGCGGCCGTCACCGCCGAGGTGCGGCGCATGGGTGGCGGCTTCGGCGGCAAGGAGAGCCAGGCGACCCAGTGGGCCTGCCTCGCCGCGCTCGCCGCCAAGGTGACCGGCCGGCCCTGCAAGATCCGGCTCGACCGCGACGACGACTTCGTCATGACCGGCAAGCGCCACGACATGGTGGCGGACTTCCGCGTCGGCTTCGACGGCGAGGGCCGCCTGCTCTCGGCCGACATGCACTTCCTGTCGCGCTGCGGCTATTCGGCGGACCTGTCGCTCGGCGTCAACGACCGCACGATGTTCCACGCCGACAACGCCTACTACTACCCGACGGTGCAGATCCGCTCGGAGCGGCTGAAGACCAACACGGTCTCCAACACCGCCTTTCGCGGCTTCGGCGGCCCGCAGGGCGTGCTGGCGGCCGAGCGGATGATGGACACGATCGCCGTTCTCACCGGCTTCGACCCGCTCGAGGTGCGCAAGCGGAATTTCTACGGCCCCGGCCGCGACGTCACGCCCTACGGCATGAAAGTCGAGGACAACGTGCTGGCCGAACTGGTCGGCGAGCTCGAGAAGAGCTCGGATTACCTGCGTCGGCGTCAGGAGATCCGCGCCTTCAACGGCCGCAACCGGATCCTGAAGCGCGGCATCGCGCTGACGCCGGTGAAATTCGGCATCTCCTTCACGCTGATCCACCTCAATCAGGCCGGCGCGCTGGTCCACGTCTACACCGACGGTTCGGTCCACCTGAACCACGGCGGCACCGAGATGGGGCAGGGGCTGTTCACCAAGGTCGCCCAGGTGGTGGCCGAAGAGTTCGGCATCGGCTTCGACCGCGTCCGCATCACCGCGACGACCACGGCCAAGGTGCCGAACTCCTCGCCGACGGCGGCCTCCTCCGGCACCGACCTCAACGGCATGGCCGCCCAGATCGCCTGCCGCGAGATCAAGGGCCGGATGATCGACTTCGTCGCGCAGGAATACGGTACGCCGCCGGAGCAGATCGACTTCCGCGACGGGCAGGTGATCATCGGCAACGGCTCGGTGCCCTTCGCCGAGATCGTCAAGAAGTGCTACACCGCGCGCGTCCAGCTCTCCTCGGCGGGCTACTACTCGACGCCGAAGATCACCTGGAACCGCGACAAGGCCGAGGGCCGGCCGTTCTACTACTTCGCCTATGGCGCGGCCTGCTCGGAAGTGGTGGTCGACACCATGACGGGCGAGATGAAGGTCGAGCGCGTCGACCTCTTGCACGACTGCGGGCGCTCGCTCAACCCGGCGCTCGACATCGGCCAGATCGAGGGCGGCTTCGTCCAGGGCATGGGCTGGCTGACGACCGAGGAACTGGTGTTCGACGACAAGGGCCGGCTGCGCACCCACGCGCCGTCGACCTACAAGATCCCGTGCTGCTCGGACGTGCCGGACGCCTTCACCACCAAGCTGTTCGACGGCGTCAACCGCGAGGAGTCGATCTACCGCTCCAAGGCGGTCGGCGAGCCGCCGCTGATGCTGGCCTGCTCGGTGTTCTCGGCGATCTTCGACGCCATCGCCAGCCTGAAGCCGGGCGTGGTGCCGCCGCTCGACGCCCCGGCGACGCCCGAGGCGATCATGCGGGCCGTCACCGCCATGCGGAGGGCGGAGGGATGA
- the xdhA gene encoding xanthine dehydrogenase small subunit — MRDTVRIIRRGRIVELDRVGPTETLLDYLRLREGAVGTKEGCNEGDCGACTVAVGSYEDGRVVYRPVNACIQFLGALDGKEIVTVEDIGAPGALHPVQAAMVKHHGSQCGFCTPGIVMSLFALYHRDGRAEPPTRREIDDCLAGNLCRCTGYRPIVDAAREALAEPAADAFVTAESTTAGLMQFLSDRRDIFVGDDEAFFAAPRSVESLGKLYARHPDATLVAGGTDVGLWVTKQFRPLGKVIHLGRVGGLDHVEDVGDAVILGATVSFEAAVPHMAAIDPDLGEIFRRIGSTQVRASGTVGGNVANGSPIGDSPPALIALGATLELMRGLEGRALPIEDFFVDYGKQDREPGEFVAGILVPKLRDDQVFRAYKISKRFDQDISAVMAAVRLTLDGGVITEARVAYGGMAATPKRARTVEARLVGAEPAKAQTWSAAIEAIAEDFTPLSDMRASAHYRLETARALLAKALVEVAGAPTTRTRVTGRREAEVA, encoded by the coding sequence ATGCGCGACACCGTCCGGATCATCCGCCGTGGCAGGATCGTCGAACTCGACCGGGTCGGTCCGACCGAGACCCTGCTCGACTACCTGCGCCTGCGCGAGGGTGCCGTCGGCACCAAGGAGGGCTGCAACGAGGGCGACTGCGGCGCCTGCACCGTCGCGGTCGGCAGCTACGAGGACGGCCGCGTCGTCTACCGGCCGGTCAACGCCTGCATCCAGTTCCTCGGCGCCCTCGACGGCAAGGAGATCGTCACAGTCGAGGACATCGGCGCCCCCGGCGCGCTGCACCCGGTGCAGGCGGCGATGGTGAAGCACCACGGCTCGCAGTGCGGCTTCTGCACCCCGGGCATCGTGATGAGCCTGTTCGCGCTCTACCACCGCGACGGCCGCGCCGAGCCGCCGACGCGCCGCGAGATCGACGACTGCCTCGCCGGCAACCTCTGTCGCTGCACCGGCTACCGCCCGATCGTCGACGCCGCGCGCGAGGCGCTGGCCGAGCCGGCGGCCGACGCCTTCGTCACCGCCGAATCCACCACCGCCGGCCTGATGCAGTTCCTGTCCGACCGGCGCGACATCTTCGTCGGCGACGACGAGGCGTTCTTCGCCGCGCCACGCTCGGTGGAATCGCTCGGCAAGCTCTACGCCCGCCACCCCGACGCGACCCTGGTCGCCGGCGGCACCGACGTCGGGCTCTGGGTCACCAAGCAGTTCCGGCCGCTCGGCAAGGTGATCCACCTCGGCCGCGTCGGCGGGCTCGACCACGTCGAGGACGTCGGAGACGCCGTGATCCTCGGCGCCACCGTGTCCTTCGAGGCGGCGGTGCCGCACATGGCGGCGATCGACCCGGACCTCGGCGAGATCTTCCGTCGCATCGGATCAACCCAGGTGCGCGCCAGCGGCACGGTCGGCGGCAACGTCGCCAACGGCTCGCCGATCGGCGACAGCCCGCCCGCGCTGATCGCGCTCGGTGCGACGCTCGAACTGATGCGCGGCCTCGAGGGCCGGGCGCTGCCGATCGAGGACTTCTTCGTCGACTACGGCAAGCAGGACCGCGAGCCAGGCGAGTTCGTCGCCGGCATCCTGGTGCCGAAGCTGCGCGACGATCAGGTCTTCCGCGCCTACAAGATCTCCAAGCGCTTCGACCAGGACATCTCCGCCGTGATGGCCGCCGTCCGCCTCACCCTCGACGGCGGCGTGATCACCGAGGCGCGGGTCGCCTACGGCGGCATGGCGGCGACGCCGAAGCGGGCGCGCACGGTCGAGGCTCGCCTCGTCGGCGCCGAGCCCGCCAAGGCGCAGACATGGTCGGCGGCGATCGAGGCGATCGCGGAGGATTTCACGCCGCTGTCGGACATGCGCGCCAGCGCGCACTACCGGCTCGAGACCGCGCGGGCGCTGCTCGCCAAGGCGCTGGTCGAGGTGGCCGGCGCGCCGACGACGCGTACCCGCGTCACCGGCCGCCGCGAAGCGGAGGTGGCGTGA
- the uraH gene encoding hydroxyisourate hydrolase, with protein MTTHVLDTATGRPAAGMAAHLYAVEGDDLRLVRSVVTNADGRVDGPVLAGDDLVAGVYELRFHAGDYLRTSGAALTDPPFLDVVPIRFGISDPTAHYHVPLLISPYGYSTYRGS; from the coding sequence TTGACGACCCACGTCCTGGACACCGCCACCGGGCGGCCCGCCGCCGGCATGGCGGCGCATCTCTATGCCGTCGAAGGCGACGACCTGCGCCTCGTGCGCAGCGTCGTCACCAACGCCGACGGCCGCGTCGACGGCCCGGTACTCGCCGGTGACGACCTCGTGGCCGGCGTCTACGAGCTGCGGTTCCACGCCGGCGACTACCTGCGAACCAGCGGCGCCGCGCTCACCGACCCGCCGTTCCTCGACGTCGTGCCGATCCGCTTCGGCATCTCGGATCCGACGGCGCACTACCACGTGCCGCTGCTGATCTCGCCCTACGGCTATTCCACCTATCGCGGGAGCTGA
- a CDS encoding LysR family transcriptional regulator, producing the protein MSDRTRHLFAPALRYFAAVARHGSFRAAARELNVASSAVNRQILGLEADLGVALFERIGRRIRLSPSGELLLRHVTDTFRDFEAVAGEIDALKGIRRGRVSIATVESVAQDLLPDIVDRFLTLHPGIDVAVVTTVSEEATRLVTAGEVDLGLTFNPNGGRALEIGLRRVMRIGAVVAPSHPIAAMASVRLADCLRHPLAMPAKGLSIRAALDATAAFRGGAPRNAVETNTLTFMRAIARHGRHVAFQTRVGLEAEAAAGTLVFKPLADADLGADRFALVSRADRTLKLAAATFHTFALRELVRLFPADDAETAT; encoded by the coding sequence ATGTCCGATCGCACCCGTCACCTGTTCGCGCCGGCGCTGCGCTATTTCGCGGCCGTCGCCCGGCACGGCTCCTTCCGCGCCGCCGCCCGCGAGCTCAACGTCGCCTCGTCGGCGGTGAACCGGCAGATCCTCGGCCTCGAGGCCGATCTCGGCGTGGCGTTGTTCGAGCGGATCGGCCGGCGGATCAGGCTGTCGCCGTCGGGCGAACTCCTGCTGCGCCACGTCACCGACACCTTCCGAGACTTCGAGGCGGTCGCCGGCGAGATCGACGCGCTGAAGGGCATCCGCCGCGGCCGCGTCTCGATCGCCACGGTCGAGAGCGTCGCACAGGATCTCCTGCCCGACATCGTCGACCGCTTCCTGACCCTGCATCCCGGTATCGACGTCGCGGTGGTGACGACGGTGTCGGAGGAGGCGACGCGCCTGGTCACGGCCGGGGAGGTCGATCTCGGGCTGACCTTCAACCCCAACGGCGGGCGCGCTCTCGAGATCGGACTGCGCCGTGTGATGCGGATCGGCGCGGTGGTGGCGCCGTCGCACCCGATCGCGGCGATGGCGAGCGTGCGGCTCGCCGACTGCCTGCGCCACCCTCTGGCGATGCCGGCCAAGGGCCTGTCGATCCGGGCCGCGCTCGACGCCACCGCTGCCTTTCGCGGCGGCGCGCCGCGCAACGCGGTCGAGACCAACACGCTGACCTTCATGCGCGCGATCGCCCGGCACGGCCGCCACGTCGCGTTCCAGACCCGGGTCGGCCTCGAGGCCGAGGCCGCCGCCGGTACGCTGGTGTTCAAGCCACTCGCCGACGCCGACCTCGGCGCCGACCGCTTCGCCCTCGTCAGCCGCGCCGACCGCACGCTGAAACTCGCCGCGGCGACCTTCCACACCTTTGCGCTCCGCGAGCTGGTGCGGCTGTTCCCTGCGGACGATGCCGAAACGGCGACATGA
- a CDS encoding amino acid ABC transporter ATP-binding protein — translation MTSTSSKPAPSREIAVEMTGVNKWYGEFHVLRDVNLTVTRGERIVICGPSGSGKSTMIRCINRLEEHQKGKIVVDGIELTNDLKRIDEIRREVGMVFQHFNLFPHLTILENCTLAPIWVRKMPKKDAEDLAMHYLKRVKIPEQANKYPGQLSGGQQQRVAIARSLCMKPKIMLFDEPTSALDPEMVKEVLDTMTSLASDGMTMLCVTHEMGFARQVADRVIFMDQGQIVEQNEPNAFFSNPQHERTKLFLSQILH, via the coding sequence ATGACCAGCACCAGCAGCAAGCCGGCGCCCTCGCGCGAGATCGCCGTGGAGATGACCGGCGTCAACAAGTGGTACGGCGAGTTCCACGTCCTGCGCGACGTCAACCTCACCGTGACGCGCGGCGAGCGCATCGTGATCTGCGGCCCGTCGGGCTCGGGCAAGTCGACGATGATCCGCTGCATCAACCGGCTCGAGGAGCACCAGAAGGGCAAGATCGTCGTCGACGGCATCGAACTCACCAACGACCTCAAGCGGATCGACGAAATCCGCCGCGAGGTCGGCATGGTGTTCCAGCACTTCAACCTGTTTCCGCACCTCACCATCCTGGAGAACTGCACGCTGGCGCCGATCTGGGTCCGCAAGATGCCCAAGAAGGACGCCGAAGATCTGGCGATGCACTATCTGAAGCGCGTCAAGATCCCCGAGCAGGCCAACAAGTACCCCGGCCAGCTCTCGGGCGGCCAGCAGCAGCGCGTCGCGATCGCGCGCTCGCTCTGCATGAAGCCGAAAATCATGCTGTTCGACGAGCCGACCTCGGCGCTCGACCCGGAGATGGTCAAGGAGGTGCTCGACACCATGACCAGCCTCGCCTCCGACGGCATGACCATGCTCTGCGTCACCCACGAGATGGGCTTCGCGCGCCAGGTCGCCGACCGGGTGATTTTCATGGACCAGGGTCAGATCGTCGAGCAGAACGAGCCGAACGCGTTCTTCTCCAACCCGCAGCACGAGCGCACCAAGCTGTTCCTCAGCCAGATCCTGCACTGA